A single region of the Thermoplasmata archaeon genome encodes:
- a CDS encoding presenilin family intramembrane aspartyl protease PSH, producing MRREYASIAAMAIILLCSQLVALSLSGLFQANSFQAFANPGDVTNTVIYVVMILAFTGAILALVRYRKQHLAKYVIMASIFLTLAFILLLPLYYGLYYASGGALDGDVLGYVATLLSFLVAALLVFLLVKFPEWYVVDAIGFLTAAGVTAILGISFGILPAFLLLVALAVYDAWAVYRTKHMITLADELTSQRLPILLVIPKKAGYSFREQKSLKEQVASGEEREAMFMGLGDLIIPGILSVSAFTFPPLKWDPGIGASVPDIRMIFGLPSNLFISICAIIGSLIGFAFLMRFVVRGNPQAGLPLLNGGTIAGYLLSFALVYGTAYSFGLL from the coding sequence ATGCGCCGGGAGTACGCGTCGATCGCCGCGATGGCGATCATCCTCCTCTGCAGCCAGCTCGTGGCGCTCTCCCTCTCGGGCTTGTTCCAGGCGAACAGTTTCCAGGCGTTTGCAAATCCCGGCGACGTCACGAACACGGTCATTTACGTCGTCATGATCCTCGCCTTCACGGGCGCGATCCTCGCCCTCGTGCGGTACCGCAAGCAGCACCTCGCGAAGTACGTCATCATGGCGTCGATCTTTCTCACGCTTGCGTTCATCCTCCTCCTTCCGCTGTACTACGGGCTGTACTACGCCAGCGGAGGCGCGCTCGACGGCGACGTGCTCGGATACGTGGCGACGCTGCTCTCGTTCCTCGTCGCGGCGCTCCTTGTCTTCCTGCTGGTCAAGTTCCCGGAGTGGTACGTGGTCGACGCGATCGGTTTCCTGACGGCGGCCGGGGTGACGGCGATCCTCGGGATATCGTTCGGGATCTTGCCCGCGTTCCTCCTGCTCGTCGCGCTGGCTGTCTACGATGCGTGGGCGGTGTACCGGACGAAGCACATGATCACCCTCGCCGACGAGCTGACGAGTCAGCGACTCCCGATCCTCCTCGTCATCCCGAAGAAAGCGGGCTACTCGTTCCGCGAGCAGAAGAGCCTCAAAGAGCAGGTCGCGTCCGGAGAAGAACGGGAGGCGATGTTCATGGGCCTCGGAGACCTCATTATCCCAGGGATCCTGAGCGTCTCCGCGTTCACGTTTCCCCCGCTGAAATGGGACCCCGGGATCGGCGCTTCCGTGCCGGACATCCGGATGATCTTCGGCCTTCCATCGAACCTGTTCATCTCAATCTGCGCGATCATCGGGAGCCTCATCGGCTTCGCGTTCCTCATGCGGTTCGTCGTGCGAGGAAATCCTCAGGCGGGATTGCCCCTGCTGAACGGAGGCACGATTGCCGGGTACCTCCTCTCCTTCGCACTCGTCTATGGGACGGCCTATTCCTTCGGACTCCTGTAG
- a CDS encoding DNA polymerase domain-containing protein produces the protein MDLGAAVRVHGTEIDPAGRYTTDLFLRAERFDPCEPFRPELRILSFDIENSIRDGHIFCIGVAYREKGELRTHILTGKEREIIESFVELVHTLDPDIISGYNIDGYDVPVLVKRAENNDIPKLQLARDFSDFFHLGERFWRIDGRIMTDVWWAVKAERLNFHLKQETLDYVAKQLLKEGKHELQRGKIDEEWEHDSDKVLRYCINDAELSLKILERVRRIEKTLDLAAVSKLPLEDVLHGRTSNLIDSILIRAADRAKVAVPMMKMRGGRVEQIEGGYVHSLQPGLYEWVISLDFRAMYPSLIIENNICFTTVSPDGTIESPTGAKFLAADVRKGLLPVILANLMEDRQEVRARMRVTTDPQLKEFYDGLQAAIKVLMNAFYGVLASSFYRFNDPKVGASITAFARERIRGIIEELGKEGVKVVYADTDSVFFQSPLPSLEGSLEYGRKTAERFSRGRISMEIDKVYRRLFSHGRKKRYAGQVAWPTEGEIVVRGYEIRRTDAFDLQSRAQLAVFERILDGYPDDAIELARQLVSNVKAGHLSSDDMQGSPFESLVISRTVKPTVTRELLTDSQFLVEDEDQERDTRKMSPEAKEQEKRRKGGYLKPGSLSNVLAARKLLEMGEEFTPGMKVSWIVIDHTQSPMEVEPYISGRPFEKQPDWEYYARRVAQTLAYVTEVYGWDEKALLTGKRSEQKSLSSEEFTGESLGSMGRPKTGKKMTLEDYF, from the coding sequence ATGGACCTCGGGGCCGCCGTCCGCGTCCACGGGACCGAAATCGACCCCGCCGGACGATACACGACGGACCTGTTCCTCCGCGCGGAGCGCTTCGACCCGTGCGAACCCTTCCGCCCCGAGCTCCGCATTCTTAGCTTCGACATCGAGAATTCGATTCGGGATGGTCACATCTTTTGCATCGGAGTGGCGTATCGGGAGAAGGGAGAACTCCGGACCCACATCCTGACCGGAAAAGAGCGAGAGATTATCGAGAGCTTCGTGGAGCTCGTCCACACACTCGACCCCGACATCATTTCCGGGTACAACATCGACGGGTACGACGTGCCCGTGCTGGTCAAGCGCGCAGAGAACAACGACATCCCGAAACTCCAGCTCGCCCGGGATTTCTCGGATTTCTTTCATCTCGGTGAGCGGTTCTGGCGAATAGACGGTCGCATCATGACAGACGTGTGGTGGGCCGTAAAGGCTGAGCGGCTGAATTTCCATCTGAAGCAGGAAACGCTCGACTACGTCGCAAAACAACTTCTCAAAGAGGGGAAGCACGAGCTCCAGCGCGGGAAGATTGACGAGGAATGGGAGCATGATAGCGACAAAGTGCTTCGGTATTGCATCAACGACGCGGAGCTCTCTCTGAAGATTTTGGAGCGCGTTCGCCGCATCGAGAAGACGCTCGACCTGGCGGCGGTGAGCAAGCTTCCGCTTGAGGATGTCCTCCACGGGAGGACATCGAACCTAATCGACTCAATCCTGATCCGAGCCGCCGACCGTGCGAAAGTCGCAGTGCCGATGATGAAAATGCGCGGTGGTCGCGTCGAACAAATCGAAGGCGGATACGTGCACAGCCTGCAGCCTGGACTGTATGAGTGGGTCATCTCGCTCGACTTCCGCGCTATGTATCCCTCCCTCATCATCGAGAACAACATCTGCTTTACCACCGTCTCGCCGGATGGGACCATCGAGAGCCCGACGGGCGCGAAGTTTCTCGCCGCGGACGTGAGGAAGGGGCTTCTCCCTGTCATCCTTGCGAACCTGATGGAAGACCGCCAAGAGGTGCGCGCGAGGATGCGGGTTACGACAGATCCACAATTGAAGGAGTTCTACGATGGCTTGCAGGCGGCGATCAAGGTCCTCATGAACGCATTTTACGGCGTACTCGCTTCCTCATTCTACCGGTTCAACGACCCGAAAGTGGGCGCATCAATCACCGCATTCGCGCGCGAGCGGATCAGGGGGATCATCGAGGAACTTGGTAAGGAGGGCGTGAAAGTCGTGTACGCGGACACGGATTCCGTGTTCTTCCAATCTCCCCTCCCCAGCCTCGAGGGCTCACTGGAATACGGGCGGAAAACGGCGGAGCGATTTTCACGCGGACGAATCAGTATGGAAATCGACAAGGTCTACCGCAGGTTGTTCTCGCATGGTCGTAAGAAGCGGTATGCGGGCCAGGTTGCGTGGCCGACGGAGGGAGAGATTGTCGTGCGTGGCTACGAGATTCGCCGGACGGACGCTTTCGACCTACAAAGTCGGGCGCAGCTAGCAGTGTTCGAGCGAATTCTCGATGGCTATCCGGACGACGCGATTGAGCTCGCAAGACAGCTCGTTTCTAACGTCAAGGCAGGCCATTTGTCGTCGGACGACATGCAAGGCAGTCCGTTTGAATCGCTCGTGATTTCACGGACGGTTAAGCCCACGGTGACAAGGGAGCTGCTTACTGATTCGCAGTTCTTGGTTGAGGACGAAGACCAGGAAAGGGATACTCGGAAAATGAGTCCTGAAGCGAAGGAGCAGGAAAAGCGAAGAAAGGGTGGTTATCTCAAGCCGGGTTCCCTCAGCAATGTTCTTGCAGCAAGAAAACTCCTCGAGATGGGGGAGGAATTCACACCGGGGATGAAGGTCTCTTGGATTGTCATAGACCACACTCAAAGCCCAATGGAGGTTGAGCCCTACATCTCGGGCCGTCCGTTCGAGAAGCAGCCGGACTGGGAGTACTACGCGCGGCGGGTCGCGCAGACCTTGGCCTACGTGACTGAGGTCTATGGGTGGGACGAGAAAGCATTGCTGACGGGCAAGCGATCGGAACAGAAATCGTTGTCGAGCGAGGAGTTCACCGGTGAGTCGCTCGGAAGTATGGGGCGACCCAAGACCGGGAAGAAGATGACGTTGGAGGATTACTTCTGA
- the pyrG gene encoding CTP synthase (glutamine hydrolyzing), whose protein sequence is MKFVIVTGGVLSGLGKGISTSSIGVLLKSKGLQVCPIKIDPYLNVDAGTMNPYQHGEVFVLDDGAEVDLDLGNYERFLDVNLTGDHNITTGKVYRSVIEKERHGDYLGKTVQIIPHITDEIKAQLRGVGEKERADIVLVEVGGTVGDIEGMPFLEAVRQLGQEIGKENVFFVHTTLVPIMGAVGEQKTKPTQQSVRELRSMGIQPSVIIARGEHSLEPDIKKKIAFFCDVPVEGVISAPDASTIYDVPLLFDGQGLTEYIMKTLQLEPKAEDMREWKEYLDKLKNPEKEVTIALVGKYTHLKDSYISHIEAFHHAGAHARVRVNLNWVESLDIEKHGTKALEGSDGILVPGGFGDRGIEGKIAATRYAAENDIPFQGVCLGFQLATVGFARDVLHLEGANSSEFNPKTPHPVIDLLPEQRTVKGMGATMRLGAHEIDVAPNSMTAKLYGSAKIFERHRHRYEVNPAYIAKLEDAGLRYVGRSDGGRRMEVLELEGHPYFVASQFHPELRSRPLRPSPIHLGLVRAAAS, encoded by the coding sequence GTGAAGTTCGTCATAGTCACGGGCGGCGTTTTGTCCGGACTCGGCAAAGGCATCAGCACCTCTTCCATCGGGGTCCTGCTGAAGTCGAAAGGACTGCAGGTCTGCCCGATCAAGATCGACCCCTACCTGAACGTCGACGCGGGCACGATGAACCCGTACCAGCACGGGGAGGTCTTCGTCCTCGACGATGGCGCGGAGGTCGACCTCGACCTCGGTAACTACGAGCGATTCCTCGACGTCAACTTGACGGGAGACCACAACATCACGACGGGGAAGGTCTACCGCTCGGTGATCGAGAAGGAGCGACACGGCGACTACCTCGGCAAGACGGTCCAGATCATCCCGCACATCACGGACGAGATCAAGGCGCAGCTGCGCGGCGTCGGGGAGAAGGAGCGCGCGGACATCGTCCTCGTCGAGGTCGGGGGCACGGTCGGCGACATCGAGGGGATGCCCTTCCTCGAGGCCGTCCGCCAGCTGGGCCAGGAGATCGGGAAGGAGAACGTCTTCTTTGTACACACGACGCTCGTGCCGATCATGGGCGCGGTCGGGGAGCAGAAGACGAAGCCGACCCAGCAGAGCGTACGGGAACTTCGCTCGATGGGGATCCAACCGAGCGTCATCATCGCGCGCGGCGAGCACTCCCTCGAGCCGGACATCAAGAAGAAGATCGCCTTCTTTTGCGACGTCCCCGTCGAGGGCGTCATCAGCGCGCCGGACGCCTCCACAATCTACGACGTGCCGCTCCTCTTCGACGGCCAGGGCCTCACGGAGTACATCATGAAGACGCTCCAGCTGGAGCCGAAGGCGGAGGACATGCGGGAGTGGAAGGAATACCTCGACAAGCTGAAGAATCCCGAGAAGGAGGTGACGATCGCGCTCGTGGGCAAGTACACCCACCTCAAGGATTCGTACATCAGCCACATCGAGGCGTTCCACCACGCGGGCGCCCACGCCCGCGTGCGCGTGAACCTGAACTGGGTGGAGTCGCTCGACATCGAGAAGCACGGGACGAAGGCGCTCGAGGGGTCGGACGGCATCCTCGTGCCCGGCGGGTTCGGGGATCGCGGGATCGAGGGGAAAATCGCCGCCACCCGCTACGCGGCGGAGAACGACATCCCGTTCCAGGGCGTATGCCTCGGGTTCCAGCTCGCGACGGTCGGGTTCGCGCGGGACGTCCTCCATCTCGAAGGCGCGAACAGCTCCGAATTCAATCCGAAGACGCCGCACCCCGTCATTGACCTGCTCCCGGAGCAGCGGACCGTGAAGGGAATGGGCGCGACGATGCGGCTCGGCGCCCACGAGATCGACGTCGCGCCGAACTCGATGACCGCCAAGCTCTACGGGTCCGCGAAGATCTTCGAGAGGCACCGACACCGCTACGAAGTCAACCCGGCGTACATCGCCAAGCTCGAGGACGCCGGATTGCGGTACGTAGGCCGCTCCGATGGCGGCCGTCGAATGGAGGTCCTCGAACTCGAAGGCCATCCGTACTTCGTCGCGTCCCAATTCCATCCGGAGTTGCGATCCCGCCCGCTTCGGCCGTCGCCGATCCACCTGGGCCTTGTTCGCGCCGCCGCGTCGTAG
- a CDS encoding 30S ribosomal protein S8e → MALWQGRSKRKPTGGRYRPIRKKRRREIGREQQYAFIGPQRLKLYRTKGGNRKVRVLKAEHANVLDRRTAATKKVKIITVKANPSNPNFVTRNIITRGATVQTEIGLARVTSRPGQDGVINAVLIEGPAS, encoded by the coding sequence GTGGCCCTCTGGCAAGGACGCTCGAAACGAAAGCCGACCGGCGGTCGATACCGACCGATACGCAAGAAGCGCAGGCGAGAAATCGGGCGGGAGCAGCAGTACGCATTCATCGGACCACAGCGCCTCAAGCTCTACCGAACGAAAGGCGGAAACCGGAAGGTGCGCGTCCTGAAGGCGGAACACGCGAACGTCCTCGACCGCCGCACGGCCGCGACGAAGAAGGTCAAGATCATCACCGTCAAGGCGAACCCCTCGAATCCGAACTTCGTGACGCGGAACATCATCACGCGCGGCGCCACGGTGCAGACGGAAATCGGCCTCGCGCGGGTGACGTCGCGCCCGGGTCAGGACGGCGTGATCAACGCGGTCCTCATCGAGGGCCCGGCGAGCTAG
- a CDS encoding redox-regulated ATPase YchF — translation MELGVVGKPNVGKSTFFAAATLAPVQIANYPFTTIDANRGVAYVRKPCPHAELGRPCKPNNAPCKDGTRLIPVELLDVAGLVPKAHEGRGLGNKFLDDLRQASALVHVIDATGGTDFEGNPVPAGTHDPRDDVRFLEDELAHWIAGILSRNWDKEARRADLDETPPEKLLQTRLTGLGLTETQIHIALREIALDPKMARWTADDLLRIARAVLRRGKPMILAANKADLLSRAALDRLADIEGYRALPTSAEYELALRRAAGAGLVEYEPGASAFRVVAPEKLTPAQAKGLERIEAFLRERGSTGVQACVEEAIFRLLDLVVVYPVEDEHRWTDKAGNVLPDAFLVPRGATAVDVAFKVHTDLGTHFIRAINARTKMVVGRDHAVQDGDVIKIVAKV, via the coding sequence GTGGAGTTGGGGGTCGTCGGGAAGCCGAACGTCGGCAAGTCGACGTTCTTCGCGGCGGCGACGCTAGCGCCGGTCCAGATTGCGAACTATCCTTTCACGACGATCGACGCGAACCGCGGCGTCGCGTACGTGCGGAAGCCGTGTCCGCACGCCGAGCTCGGACGACCGTGCAAGCCGAACAACGCGCCGTGCAAGGACGGCACGCGCCTGATCCCGGTCGAACTCCTCGACGTGGCGGGGCTCGTGCCGAAGGCCCACGAGGGCCGAGGGCTCGGCAACAAGTTCCTCGACGACCTCCGGCAGGCGAGCGCCCTCGTCCACGTGATCGACGCAACAGGCGGGACCGACTTCGAAGGCAACCCCGTCCCCGCGGGGACCCACGACCCGCGGGACGACGTCCGCTTCTTGGAAGACGAGCTCGCGCATTGGATCGCGGGCATCCTATCCCGGAACTGGGACAAAGAGGCCCGGCGCGCGGACCTCGACGAGACGCCGCCGGAGAAGCTTCTCCAGACGCGGCTGACGGGCCTCGGCCTCACGGAAACCCAGATTCACATCGCGCTTCGCGAAATCGCCCTGGATCCGAAGATGGCGCGATGGACCGCCGACGATCTGCTGCGGATCGCTCGGGCGGTCCTCCGGCGGGGCAAGCCGATGATCCTCGCGGCGAACAAAGCGGACCTCCTGTCCCGGGCGGCGCTCGACCGCCTGGCGGACATCGAAGGCTACCGCGCACTCCCGACGTCCGCGGAGTACGAACTGGCGCTGCGACGCGCAGCGGGTGCCGGCCTGGTCGAGTACGAGCCCGGCGCGTCCGCGTTCCGAGTCGTGGCCCCGGAGAAGCTCACGCCCGCGCAGGCGAAGGGGCTCGAGCGAATCGAGGCCTTCCTCCGAGAGCGGGGCTCGACGGGCGTCCAGGCGTGCGTCGAGGAGGCAATCTTCAGGCTCCTCGATCTCGTCGTTGTGTATCCGGTGGAAGACGAACACCGTTGGACCGACAAGGCCGGGAACGTGCTCCCGGACGCGTTCCTCGTGCCCCGAGGCGCCACAGCGGTCGACGTAGCCTTTAAGGTTCACACGGACTTGGGCACCCACTTCATCCGCGCCATCAACGCCCGCACGAAGATGGTGGTGGGCCGGGATCACGCGGTCCAGGATGGGGACGTCATCAAGATCGTGGCGAAGGTGTGA
- a CDS encoding transposase yields the protein MLAHRALVFPVTSEDPRLVWLLAEFRLLVNESIRIALRDDIRSRARLTRAAYTDLSARHAVYKQYIPSAFEVALSVLNAHRRRLRRKNRSSVPYMRRLMLKAENQSYWLDRETGRLRIPIRGTEGVQLHLSLSEWHRSMLSDPSWSLGSLTVVPGKIIVVLRKEAPKPYEPRGAIALDTNEDSLDGVHVSGDSAGLVRVSFDGVRRIQETHFRRRRRLARKKSQDRRVQRILLDREGRRERNRVRQRLHRVSKRLVGSAMSRRAAIVLENLTLHGAGGRSHRMNRRLSAWPRSEIHRQIEYKAALAGVPIIKVNPQWTSKTCPVCGARRRDRVGQDFVCEMCDWEMDRQINAGMNILKTALASNEALARAVRFRPGALRHDVVSPLYDLVRGGPSARDEPSGVESQVGVIPSPDL from the coding sequence GTGCTCGCCCACCGGGCCCTTGTCTTTCCAGTCACGTCGGAGGATCCCCGTCTCGTTTGGCTCCTCGCGGAGTTCCGCCTCCTCGTGAACGAATCGATTCGGATCGCCCTGCGGGACGACATCCGATCTCGCGCTCGACTCACACGGGCCGCGTACACGGACCTGAGCGCGCGCCACGCGGTGTACAAGCAGTACATCCCGTCTGCCTTCGAGGTCGCCTTGTCGGTGCTGAATGCCCATCGCCGGCGCCTGAGAAGAAAGAACCGGTCCTCCGTCCCCTACATGCGGAGGCTCATGCTCAAGGCCGAGAACCAGTCCTATTGGCTCGACCGGGAGACGGGCCGGCTTCGCATCCCGATCCGGGGGACGGAGGGGGTGCAGCTCCACCTGTCGCTCTCCGAGTGGCACCGATCAATGCTCAGCGACCCATCATGGAGTCTCGGATCCCTCACCGTGGTCCCGGGGAAGATCATCGTCGTCCTGCGCAAGGAAGCCCCGAAGCCGTACGAGCCCCGGGGCGCGATCGCCCTCGACACGAACGAGGATTCCCTCGATGGAGTCCATGTGTCGGGCGATTCTGCGGGGCTCGTCCGCGTGTCGTTCGACGGCGTGCGGCGCATTCAGGAGACTCACTTCCGACGACGGAGGAGGCTTGCGAGGAAAAAGTCCCAGGACCGACGCGTCCAGCGGATCCTCCTCGATCGAGAGGGCCGCAGAGAGAGGAACCGAGTTCGGCAGAGGCTCCATCGAGTGTCCAAGCGGCTCGTGGGGTCCGCGATGTCGCGTCGAGCCGCAATCGTCCTCGAGAATCTAACCCTCCACGGCGCGGGAGGCCGCTCCCACCGGATGAACCGTCGCTTGTCCGCCTGGCCCCGTTCCGAGATCCACCGTCAGATCGAGTACAAGGCCGCCCTCGCCGGCGTGCCGATCATCAAGGTCAACCCCCAATGGACGTCCAAGACCTGCCCAGTATGTGGCGCCCGGCGCCGAGATAGGGTGGGCCAGGATTTCGTCTGCGAGATGTGCGACTGGGAGATGGACCGGCAGATCAACGCGGGCATGAACATCCTGAAGACCGCCTTGGCCTCCAACGAGGCCTTGGCAAGGGCCGTACGGTTCCGGCCCGGTGCCCTCCGCCATGACGTCGTGAGTCCCCTCTACGACTTGGTCCGAGGAGGACCGAGCGCACGGGACGAGCCGAGCGGAGTGGAGTCGCAAGTGGGCGTGATTCCATCACCCGATTTGTGA
- a CDS encoding translation initiation factor IF-2 subunit beta, with translation MSYDQLLARAKKALPAALSSGERFQVPGPDVVIEGKTTLLRNFEDIVGAIRRDPDMVLTYLLRELGTSGALEGRRVVFKSKVTAQQIEERIKSYVEAYVLCQECGRPDTRLVKEDRIAMLECDACGARRPVKAVKKAAKVEEAPLVEGKVYELMIQDIGKKGDGIAKLDKYVIYVPGTAKGAIVKVFIEKIAGTVAFGRVTRE, from the coding sequence CTGAGCTACGACCAACTCCTCGCTCGCGCCAAGAAGGCCCTTCCGGCCGCGCTCAGCAGCGGAGAGCGGTTCCAGGTCCCCGGCCCCGACGTCGTGATCGAGGGGAAGACGACCCTCCTCCGGAACTTCGAGGATATCGTCGGCGCGATCCGACGGGACCCCGACATGGTCCTCACGTACCTCTTGCGGGAACTCGGGACCTCGGGAGCCCTGGAAGGCCGGCGGGTCGTGTTCAAGAGCAAGGTCACGGCGCAGCAGATCGAAGAGCGGATCAAGTCCTACGTCGAGGCGTACGTCCTGTGCCAAGAGTGCGGCCGCCCCGACACGCGGCTCGTGAAGGAGGACCGCATCGCGATGCTCGAATGCGACGCGTGCGGCGCGCGGCGGCCCGTGAAGGCGGTGAAGAAGGCCGCCAAGGTCGAGGAGGCGCCCCTCGTCGAGGGCAAGGTCTACGAGCTCATGATCCAGGACATCGGGAAGAAGGGCGACGGGATCGCGAAGCTCGACAAGTACGTGATTTACGTACCGGGGACCGCGAAGGGCGCCATCGTGAAGGTCTTCATCGAGAAAATCGCGGGGACCGTGGCGTTCGGACGCGTGACGCGGGAGTAG
- a CDS encoding thioredoxin family protein, with protein MELKQYEGLPLGSAAIDFSLRGVDGKTYSLASFKDKPILVVAFWCNHCPYVQAWEDRTIAVQKDFAGKGVQFVMINANDEESYPEDDFAHMVERSKRKGYNFPYLRDEAQKSAEAYGAVCTPDFFVFDAARKLRYRGKLDDSKDPEGVRQHVMRDVLNALAAHKDPPTTFVPPMGCSIKWKAGHWNA; from the coding sequence ATGGAACTGAAGCAGTATGAGGGCCTTCCGCTCGGATCGGCGGCGATCGACTTCTCCTTGCGCGGCGTCGATGGCAAGACCTACTCCCTCGCATCGTTCAAGGACAAGCCGATCCTCGTCGTCGCCTTCTGGTGCAACCACTGCCCGTATGTGCAGGCGTGGGAGGACCGGACGATCGCGGTCCAGAAGGACTTCGCCGGAAAGGGAGTGCAGTTCGTCATGATTAACGCGAACGACGAAGAGAGCTATCCCGAGGACGACTTCGCCCACATGGTGGAGCGGTCGAAGCGGAAGGGCTACAACTTCCCGTACTTGCGCGACGAAGCCCAGAAGTCAGCGGAAGCGTATGGAGCCGTGTGCACCCCCGATTTCTTCGTCTTCGATGCGGCCCGTAAGCTTCGATACCGCGGGAAGCTCGACGACTCGAAGGATCCGGAAGGGGTCCGCCAACATGTCATGCGGGATGTCCTCAATGCGCTCGCGGCGCACAAGGATCCTCCAACGACGTTCGTGCCTCCCATGGGCTGCTCCATCAAGTGGAAGGCTGGTCACTGGAACGCGTAG
- a CDS encoding 4-phosphopantoate--beta-alanine ligase, translating to MKIPKSHPRYESLMRREELVRAWKAGIVVPEGLIAHGRGEAFDYLLGETTSAPALVAERAAAAFLLRARRPMISVNGNVAALATREVVGLANIVSAGIEVNLFHRTETRVRRIVRKLRAAGATNVLGRDPDARIPGLESRRALSSQKGVFGADVVVVPLEDGDRTEALVRMGKTVISIDLNPLSRTSQRATIPVVDELTRALPNMERFARDLQSDPGEIARLIKTYRKSENMKALFAFLDWRLRGLREVPKVVRGASPRPRRIRSTKD from the coding sequence GTGAAAATCCCGAAGTCGCACCCGCGGTACGAGTCGCTGATGCGACGGGAGGAGCTCGTGCGCGCGTGGAAGGCGGGCATCGTGGTCCCCGAAGGGCTCATCGCCCACGGTCGCGGCGAGGCGTTCGACTATCTGCTCGGAGAAACAACGTCGGCTCCAGCGCTCGTCGCCGAACGTGCCGCTGCGGCGTTCCTCCTGCGCGCTCGAAGGCCGATGATCTCGGTCAACGGGAATGTGGCCGCGCTCGCGACCAGGGAGGTTGTAGGCCTGGCAAACATCGTTTCCGCGGGGATCGAAGTGAACCTGTTTCACCGCACCGAGACGCGGGTGCGTCGAATCGTTCGGAAGCTGCGCGCGGCCGGGGCGACGAACGTCCTCGGACGTGATCCGGACGCGCGTATCCCGGGGTTGGAATCCCGACGCGCCCTGTCCAGCCAGAAAGGCGTCTTCGGGGCCGACGTCGTGGTCGTGCCGCTCGAGGACGGGGATCGCACCGAGGCGCTCGTGCGAATGGGGAAGACCGTCATCAGCATCGACTTAAATCCCTTGTCACGCACATCCCAACGGGCCACGATCCCCGTGGTCGACGAACTGACCCGGGCCCTCCCCAACATGGAGAGGTTCGCCCGGGATTTGCAGAGCGATCCGGGAGAAATCGCACGACTCATCAAGACCTACCGGAAATCGGAAAACATGAAGGCCCTGTTCGCATTCCTAGACTGGCGACTGAGGGGCCTCCGCGAGGTCCCCAAGGTTGTGCGAGGGGCGTCACCACGGCCGCGCAGAATCCGGTCTACAAAAGACTAG
- a CDS encoding DUF1611 domain-containing protein yields MERAVILCDGYFGQSTGKTANGLVRYSKRYEITAVIDRTKAGRDAGEVLDGRPNGIPIVAGLDEAIEKGRPEFLVIGVATFGGYIPTEFRAVIRHAIERGLNVVAGLHEYLGDDPEFAALAARHGVRLIDVRKPRPVRESKQFSDLSRGLPCLRIPVLGTDGAIGKRTTALLLTDALNATGIPATFVATGQTGLLQGSAYGVPLDSIKGDFMVGELESEIVRAYAETKPKVIVVEGQGSISHPAYVCGTRAIINASMPSGMVMMHAPARKTRSFRRDVVAWPMPTVDDEMRWLEFFSAGAKVFGLGVNHENMTREEVEATVGEWEARYGLPAADPLWHGCDKFVERIRSML; encoded by the coding sequence ATGGAGCGGGCCGTGATCCTGTGCGACGGGTATTTCGGCCAGAGCACGGGAAAGACGGCAAACGGCCTCGTGCGATATTCGAAACGGTACGAGATCACCGCGGTCATCGACCGCACGAAAGCGGGACGGGACGCTGGGGAGGTCCTCGACGGTCGCCCGAACGGCATCCCGATCGTCGCGGGACTTGACGAGGCGATCGAGAAAGGACGGCCGGAGTTCCTCGTGATCGGCGTCGCGACGTTCGGCGGCTACATTCCGACGGAGTTCCGAGCGGTCATCCGCCACGCGATCGAACGCGGCCTGAACGTCGTCGCGGGGCTCCACGAATACTTGGGCGACGACCCCGAGTTCGCGGCGCTCGCGGCTCGGCACGGCGTCCGCCTGATCGACGTCCGAAAGCCGCGTCCGGTCCGCGAGTCGAAGCAGTTCAGCGATCTATCGAGAGGGCTTCCATGCCTCCGAATCCCCGTCCTCGGGACGGACGGGGCGATCGGGAAGCGGACCACGGCCCTCCTCCTGACGGACGCCCTGAACGCCACGGGCATCCCGGCGACGTTTGTCGCGACCGGCCAGACGGGCCTCCTGCAAGGATCGGCGTACGGCGTACCCCTGGACTCGATCAAAGGCGATTTCATGGTCGGCGAGCTCGAGTCGGAAATCGTCCGAGCGTACGCCGAGACGAAGCCGAAGGTGATCGTCGTCGAGGGACAAGGGAGCATCTCCCATCCCGCCTACGTCTGCGGAACCCGCGCGATCATCAACGCTTCGATGCCCTCGGGCATGGTGATGATGCACGCGCCCGCTCGCAAGACACGAAGCTTCCGGCGCGATGTCGTCGCGTGGCCGATGCCGACCGTGGACGACGAGATGCGGTGGCTGGAGTTCTTCTCGGCCGGCGCGAAGGTCTTCGGGCTCGGCGTCAACCACGAGAACATGACGCGCGAGGAGGTCGAAGCCACCGTGGGGGAGTGGGAGGCCCGGTACGGCCTGCCCGCCGCGGACCCGCTCTGGCACGGGTGCGACAAGTTCGTCGAGCGGATCCGGTCGATGCTGTGA